In one Cyclopterus lumpus isolate fCycLum1 chromosome 24, fCycLum1.pri, whole genome shotgun sequence genomic region, the following are encoded:
- the dtl gene encoding denticleless protein homolog — translation MLFRSIVDRGVGRRRLNGLPVDPRSRYPLSSLLGGFECVRHDEHISYGNLGDSVPPFGLAFSSVGHMQNVLAVANEEGIVRIYNTESREKPLLKEWLAHENAVFDIAWVPGEPHLVTAAGDQMARLWDVNSGELLGNFKGHLCSLKSVAFTPWEKAVFSTGARDGNIMIWDTRCSKKDGFYRQVNQISGAHNKAETNAPTKIKKRRSSTRGMAPSVDTQQSVTVVLFRDQHTLISSGAVDGVIKMWDLRKNYTALRQDPVPLQTYPYPGSCMRMRLGYSGLVLDSTRSNVLSNCTDDSIYMFNVSGMKTTPVAVFSGHQNSSFYVKSTISPDDQFLASGSSDNNAYVWKISDPKHPPMMLQGHSEEVTSVSWCPTDFTKIASCSDDHTVRIWRLHREMDGAQSSVGEANLVGWARPKSLLRPSIRAETTPAKKQRTESLGGLASPQLAACAPSGAALPLPSSTTSPIPSQGATAAAVRQRTPSSIKQWLSPSCGSPGQASPQARRVLSPCPQSPASSTSPTERRAKRRLETGAGASAGCEGAEQCDCVTELYPAAKRSRALSGICCPAQESRLQTDCHTEDNKQVSSRLTGKENCSPREKDWLSAMGQKMRRGQGSPSTPRSPSTSKKQDGKTPASPTCSPQTMKKISVYFTRRALE, via the exons ATGCTTTTCCGCTCGATAGTTGACAGAGGAGTGGGCAGACGAAGGCTTAATG GCCTCCCTGTGGACCCCCGGTCTAGGTACCCTCTGAGCTCTCTGCTGGGAGGCTTCGAGTGTGTCCGGCATGATGAACACATCTCCTATGGCAACCTGGGGGACTCTGTGCCGCCATTTGGGTTGGCTTTCTCCTCTG TGGGGCACATGCAGAACGTCCTTGCAGTAGCTAACGAAGAAGGCATTGTTAGGATCTACAACACAGAGAGCCGCGAAAAGCCGCTTCTTAAAG AATGGCTGGCTCATGAGAATGCTGTCTTTGACATAGCCTGGGTACCGGGGGAGCCTCACTTG GTGACTGCTGCTGGTGATCAGATGGCCAGGCTGTGGGACGTAAACTCTGGGGAGCTGTTGGGCAACTTCAAGGGTCACCTTTGTAGCCTCAAGTCTGTTGCATTCACACCCTGGGAGAAAG CTGTGTTCTCAACTGGGGCCCGAGATGGAAATATTATGATCTGGGACACCAGGTGCAGCAAGAAAG ATGGTTTCTACAGACAGGTGAACCAGATCAGTGGCGCTCATAACAAAGCAGAGACGAACGCTCCCACCAAAATAAAGAAGAGGCGGAGTAGCACACGTGGCATGGCCCCCAGTGTG GATACCCAGCAGAGTGTCACAGTGGTTTTGTTTCGGGACCAGCACACGCTCATTTCTTCTGGGGCTGTTGATGG AGTGATCAAGATGTGGGATCTGAGGAAGAACTACACTGCGCTCCGTCAGGATCCTGTTCCACTGCAGACGTACCCGTACCCGGGTTCTTGCATGCGCATGCGTCTGG GTTATTCTGGACTAGTTCTAGACTCTACGAGATCCAACGTCCTAAGTAACTGTACTGATGATAGTATCTACATGTTCAATGTCAGTGGAATGAAAACGACTCCAG TGGCTGTTTTCAGTGGCCACCAGAACTCCTCATTTTATGTAAAGTCCACTATTAGCCCAGATGACCAGTTTTTGGCCAGTGGTTCAAGTGACAATAACGCATACGTCTGGAAG ATCTCTGATCCTAAACACCCTCCCATGATGCTCCAAGGCCACAGCGAGGAAGTGACATCTGTTTCCTGGTGCCCGACTGATTTTACTAAG attGCTTCCTGTTCTGATGACCACACAGTACGGATCTGGAGGCTTCACCGAGAAATGGATGGAGCACAATCTTCAGTGGGAGAGGCCAACCTTGTAGGTTGGGCACGTCCCAAATCTCTCTTAA GGCCTTCTATCAGAGCTGAAACAACTCCTGCCAAGAAGCAGAGGACAGAGAGTCTTGGAGGGTTGGCGTCACCCCAGCTGGCTGCCTGTGCTCCCAGTGGAGCGGCCTTGCCTCTGCCCTCCAGCACCACCTCACCCATCCCTTCGCAGGGTGCTACGGCTGCTGCTGTTCGCCAGAGAACACCCTCTTCTATCAAACAGTGGTTATCCCCGAGCTGTGGATCTCCTGGTCAGGCCAGCCCTCAGGCCCGTCGGGTGCTGAGTCCGTGTCCCCAGAGCCCGGCGAGCAGCACCTCTCCCACAGAACGACGGGCCAAACGCAGGCTGGAGACCGGTGCCGGTGCATCTGCAGGCTGTGAGGGTGCCGAACAGTGTGACTGTGTTACTGAACTCTACCCTGCGGCCAAGAGAAGCCGTGCCCTGTCTGGGATCTGCTGCCCTGCTCAAGAGAGCCGGCTACAAACAGACTgtcacacagaggacaacaagCAAGTCTCATCAAGACTGACGGGCAAGGAGAATTGCTCTCCCAGAGAAAAGGACTGGTTGTCAGCGATGGGCCAAAAGATGAGGAGAGGTCAAGGAAGCCCTAGTACTCCCAGAAGCCCCAGCACCTCTAAGAAACAAGATGGCAAGACACCAGCTTCACCG aCCTGCTCACCACAAACCATGAAGAAAATCTCTGTGTATTTCACAAGAAGGGCTCTGGAGTGA